The Peribacillus sp. FSL E2-0218 genome contains a region encoding:
- a CDS encoding spore germination protein, with translation MRQPDQGSKPADQLDANFSRNVETFRSIYDNCSDVMFRQFLLFGKTQAMLIYIEGLSDIGGIEENVLSPLMQETTVPSQPLHEFLEHKMPVSKLKRVNTLADCIESISTGNPLLLYDGEGYGFSIGLSKWEKRAIEEPVAEGGIRGSREGFNESLGINTSQLRRIIKSPALKIQSMKIGDYTKTTVAIAYVDGLVDQSLITEITARLERIKMDGILESGYIEEMIEDNPFSPFPQIMSTERPDVASSSLLEGRALILVDGTPFTLIAPVSFFSLIQSQEDYYQRFMVGTVIRWLRYVFMVLSLLLPSLYVAILTFHAEAVPTALLLSMAASREAVPFPAIVEALIMEITFEALREAGVRLPKQIGSAVSIVGALVIGQASVQAGLVSAPMVIVVAITGISSFMMPRYIAGIAIRMLRFPMMLLAGTLGLLGIMMGVIAIAIHLCNLRSFGVPYLSPLAPMKSRELKDVLWRAPWWMMDSRPRLTGEANSYRQSPEQGPKPNRGSEEK, from the coding sequence ATACGACAACCTGACCAAGGTTCGAAGCCAGCGGATCAGTTAGATGCGAATTTCAGCCGAAACGTGGAGACGTTCCGCTCCATTTATGATAATTGTTCGGATGTCATGTTCCGCCAGTTCCTACTTTTCGGTAAGACACAGGCCATGCTTATCTACATTGAGGGACTTTCGGATATTGGGGGAATTGAAGAAAATGTACTTTCCCCGCTCATGCAGGAAACCACGGTTCCTTCACAGCCATTACATGAATTCCTTGAACATAAAATGCCCGTTTCCAAATTGAAAAGAGTGAATACGCTAGCGGATTGCATTGAATCGATTTCGACTGGAAATCCACTCCTTTTATATGATGGCGAAGGTTACGGATTTTCGATAGGATTGTCCAAATGGGAAAAGAGGGCAATTGAGGAACCCGTCGCGGAAGGAGGAATCAGGGGTTCGCGGGAGGGGTTCAATGAATCGCTCGGCATCAATACGTCACAGCTAAGAAGGATCATAAAAAGCCCTGCACTTAAAATACAGTCCATGAAAATAGGCGATTACACCAAAACGACGGTCGCGATTGCTTATGTCGATGGATTGGTGGATCAATCCTTGATCACTGAAATTACAGCTCGTTTGGAACGAATCAAGATGGATGGCATCTTAGAGAGCGGGTACATCGAGGAAATGATTGAGGACAATCCATTTTCCCCTTTTCCGCAAATCATGTCGACAGAACGTCCGGATGTCGCCAGTTCATCCCTGTTGGAGGGCCGTGCCCTCATTCTTGTCGATGGGACTCCGTTCACGCTGATTGCCCCGGTATCCTTCTTTTCATTGATTCAATCCCAGGAGGATTATTATCAACGATTCATGGTGGGAACCGTCATCAGATGGCTGCGCTATGTGTTCATGGTTTTATCTCTGTTACTGCCTTCCCTGTACGTCGCTATCCTGACTTTCCATGCAGAAGCGGTGCCGACAGCATTATTGCTAAGCATGGCAGCATCAAGGGAAGCGGTTCCGTTTCCTGCCATAGTGGAAGCGCTCATTATGGAAATAACGTTTGAGGCATTAAGGGAGGCAGGTGTCCGTTTGCCCAAGCAGATAGGGTCAGCTGTAAGTATCGTTGGAGCTCTTGTCATCGGACAAGCTTCCGTTCAAGCGGGGTTGGTATCAGCACCAATGGTCATTGTCGTGGCCATTACGGGAATCTCTTCTTTCATGATGCCGCGCTATATTGCCGGAATCGCCATCAGGATGCTGCGGTTTCCAATGATGCTGCTTGCAGGAACGTTAGGGCTGCTTGGCATCATGATGGGCGTCATTGCCATTGCCATTCATTTATGCAATCTCCGTTCTTTCGGGGTTCCTTACTTATCCCCGTTAGCCCCGATGAAAAGCCGGGAGCTGAAAGATGTGCTGTGGAGGGCTCCTTGGTGGATGATGGATTCACGACCGCGACTAACGGGCGAAGCCAATTCTTACCGCCAGTCTCCTGAACAGGGACCAAAACCAAACAGGGGAAGTGAAGAAAAGTGA